One window of Oncorhynchus masou masou isolate Uvic2021 chromosome 33, UVic_Omas_1.1, whole genome shotgun sequence genomic DNA carries:
- the pnck gene encoding LOW QUALITY PROTEIN: calcium/calmodulin-dependent protein kinase type 1 (The sequence of the model RefSeq protein was modified relative to this genomic sequence to represent the inferred CDS: inserted 3 bases in 2 codons; substituted 3 bases at 3 genomic stop codons), with the protein MPLVKEFRKRIXTSQQYLIXEKLGEGSISEVRVAQHCRTLRLVAVKCIGKRVLKGKQDMLENEIAALRRINHPNMVTMEGTFQTSSKLSLVMTHVTGDKFLDRILERGSYTXRDASRVLLQVLEAVQXLHQLGIVHRDQNPENLLYQTSSIDSKIVSDFGLSKLEEQCAHHSMWTPAYVAPXLLQQKYYDKEMDLWALGVIIYSQKLCGYHLFYDHNDSHMYVLIIKAEYEFDSNSAIDFIPRMLQKEPEMRYNCEPALKHPWISGGAALEKNIHGSISEQIQKNFAQSKWKLSPAWVLGHSMLSKKNVAVEEEAKIQTKAILQGEGRMA; encoded by the exons ATGCCTCTGGTAAAGGAATTCAGGAAGAGGA GGACATCACAAcagtatctgatctgagagaagCTGGGAGA GGGTTCCATTTCTGAGGTGCGGGTGGCTCAGCACTGCCGTACCCTGAGACTTGTAGCTGTAAAGTGTATCGGCAAGAGGGTGCTAAAGGGAAAACAGGACATGTTGGAGAATGAGATTGCAGCGCTCCGCAG AATCAACCATCCCAACATGGTGACAATGGAGGGGACCTTTCAGACATCGTCAAAACTGTCTCTTGTTATGACTCA TGTTACAGGAGACAAGTTTCTGGACCGTATTCTGGAGAGGGGGAGCTACAC GAGAGATGCCAGCCGTGTCCTACTGCAGGTTCTGGAAGCAGTCCAATAACTCCACCAGCTGGGTATCGTGCACAGGGACCAGAAT CCTGAGAACTTACTATATCAGACTTCGTCTATAGATTCCAAGATTGTCAGTGACTTTGGCCTGTCCAAGTTGGAAGAGCAGTGTGCTCACCACAGCATGTGGACCCCTGCTTACGT TGCCCCATAGCTTCTGCAGCAGAAATATTATGACAAAGAGATGGACCTATGGGCTCTGGGAGTGATCATCtacagtcagaa ACTCTGTGGCTACCATCTGTTTTATGACCACAATGACTCACATATGTACGTGTTGATCATAAAGGCTGAATATGAGTTTGACTCTAACTCAG CAATAGATTTCATTCCACGCATGTTGCAGAAAGAACCAGAGATGAGGTACAATTGTGAGCCGGCCTTGAAGCATCCTTG GATATCGGGAGGAGCCGCTCTGGAGAAGAACATACATGGGTCCATCAGTGAGCAGATTCAGAAGAACTTTGCTCAGAGCAAGTGGAAGCTTAGTCCTGCCTGGGTACT AGGGCATTCAATGCTCAGTAAGAAGAATGTAGCAGTAGAGGAGGAGGCTAAGATACAGACCAAGGCCATACTGCAAGGTGAGGGACGAATGGCATAA